A genomic window from Gossypium hirsutum isolate 1008001.06 chromosome D12, Gossypium_hirsutum_v2.1, whole genome shotgun sequence includes:
- the LOC107945395 gene encoding uncharacterized protein, whose translation MAAKTIVEEKPFLSGIVDGSTNLSVDISSFELIKPSFDETNQHCSLDVLPILIEEASFPVREKSSLNTSHVSDAYSFSVLPEEGNMSPNCTRLTFLSLLEVPFSSKNQMCLDAQLSCQNCIDLKVDREDAYSPCFLDINIEKETPDIFKFSDETVGNLKSEGVVTHLQKVLQRQASITVDKSTERVHDAATNRWRRYKRAASFDLRKIVLLFSILSSVGTLILIYLTLTNN comes from the exons ATGGCCGCTAAAACGATCGTGGAG GAAAAACCATTCTTATCAGGGATTGTGGATGGAAGCACCAATTTATCTGTCGACATTTCATCCTTTGAGTTGATTAAGCCAAGCTTTGATGAGACCAACCAGCATTGTTCTCTTG ATGTCTTGCCTATCCTAATTGAGGAGGCTTCATTTCCAGTAAGAGAAAAAAGCAGCTTAAACACTTCACAT GTCTCGGATGCCTATAGCTTTTCTGTGTTGCCTGAGGAAGGAAACATGAGTCCAAACTGTACACGGTTAACATTTTTGAGCCTCCTAGAAGTTCCCTTTTCATCTAAAAACCAGATGTGTTTGGATGCGCAATTGAGTTGCCAGAACTGCATTGATTTGAAAGTGGACAGAGAAGATGCTTATTCACCTTGCTTTCTGGATATAAACATCGAGAAAGAGACTCCTGACATATTTAAATTCAGTGATGAAACtgttggaaatttgaaaagtGAAGGCGTAGTGACA CATTTGCAGAAGGTGTTGCAGAGACAAGCAAGCATAACTGTAG ACAAATCAACCGAGAGGGTTCATGATGCAGCTACGAACAGATGGAGGAGGTATAAACGAGCCGCGTCATTTGACTTGAGGAAAATAGTCCTGCTTTTCTCAATCTT GTCAAGTGTGGGGACATTGATTTTGATTTATCTGACGCTCACAAACAATTGA